Proteins encoded by one window of Geobacter sp. DSM 9736:
- the bioA gene encoding adenosylmethionine--8-amino-7-oxononanoate transaminase, whose protein sequence is MSREIDTATLQEYDRKFVWHPFTQMREWEESSPVIITHGEGSFLIDSDGNRYLDGVGAIWTNVHGHCKREINDAIKNQVDRIEHSTLLGLGNDKAALLAKALIDIAPSGLAKVFYSDNGSTAVEIGIKMAFQYWQQRGRKEKTRFISFRNAYHGDTIGAVSVGGIDIFHEVFRPLLFTTIQAPSPYCYRCELAECRDSSSCGLLCLQRLEDLMAAHAGETAGLIIEPRVQGAGGMIVQPRGFVRKVRELCDRYNILMIADEVAVGFGRMGTMFACQQEEVTPDIMALSKGITAGYLPLAATLTTQDVYDAFLGEYRELKTFFHGHTFTGNPIACAAALASLVIFEKERLLESLPEKISYLSARLAELHRLRHVGDVRQDGMIAGIELVRSKETREGFGWEERIGVKVCLEARKHGLFLRPLGNVIVVFPPLSISLSEIDLLIDGISASVQAVCD, encoded by the coding sequence ATGAGCCGGGAAATCGATACCGCAACGCTCCAGGAGTACGACCGGAAGTTTGTCTGGCATCCATTCACCCAGATGCGTGAATGGGAGGAATCCAGTCCTGTCATAATCACCCACGGCGAAGGCTCGTTTCTTATCGACAGCGACGGCAACCGCTACCTGGACGGGGTCGGCGCAATCTGGACCAATGTCCACGGCCACTGCAAGCGTGAGATCAACGACGCCATCAAGAACCAGGTGGACCGGATCGAACACTCCACTCTCCTTGGGCTCGGGAACGACAAGGCCGCTCTTCTCGCAAAAGCGCTTATAGACATTGCACCGTCAGGTCTGGCAAAGGTCTTCTACTCCGACAACGGATCGACTGCCGTGGAGATCGGCATCAAGATGGCGTTCCAGTACTGGCAGCAGCGGGGACGAAAGGAAAAGACCAGGTTCATCTCATTCAGGAACGCCTACCACGGCGACACCATCGGCGCAGTCAGCGTCGGCGGAATTGACATTTTCCATGAAGTGTTCCGTCCCCTCCTGTTCACTACTATTCAGGCTCCCTCACCCTACTGCTATCGCTGCGAACTCGCCGAGTGCCGGGATAGCTCCTCCTGCGGGCTTCTATGCCTCCAGCGCCTGGAAGATCTTATGGCGGCCCATGCCGGAGAAACTGCGGGACTCATCATCGAGCCGAGAGTCCAGGGTGCCGGCGGAATGATCGTTCAACCGAGGGGGTTCGTGCGAAAGGTCCGGGAGCTGTGCGATCGGTACAACATCCTTATGATCGCGGATGAAGTTGCCGTCGGGTTTGGACGCATGGGGACCATGTTCGCCTGTCAGCAGGAGGAGGTCACTCCCGATATCATGGCGCTCTCCAAAGGAATCACCGCCGGTTACCTGCCGCTGGCAGCCACTCTCACGACTCAGGATGTATATGACGCCTTTCTCGGCGAGTACCGTGAGCTGAAGACTTTCTTCCACGGCCACACCTTTACTGGAAACCCCATAGCATGCGCTGCCGCTCTTGCCAGCCTCGTGATCTTTGAAAAAGAGCGTCTCCTAGAAAGCCTCCCGGAGAAGATAAGTTATCTATCAGCACGCCTGGCCGAACTGCACCGGCTGCGGCATGTGGGGGACGTACGGCAAGACGGGATGATCGCCGGCATTGAACTCGTGCGGAGCAAGGAAACACGGGAAGGCTTCGGATGGGAAGAGCGAATCGGCGTCAAGGTATGCCTCGAAGCGCGTAAACACGGTCTGTTCCTGAGGCCGCTAGGCAACGTCATTGTCGTCTTCCCTCCACTCTCGATCAGCCTGAGCGAGATAGACCTCCTGATTGACGGCATTTCTGCTTCGGTCCAGGCGGTATGTGACTAG
- a CDS encoding M6 family metalloprotease domain-containing protein, with protein MKRYRSLLPLFLTLAVMAPDTALAVPAAPLTHRLRQSDATSFLARQWGDESMAGWETEDGYTIVSDSDLESWTYADLDRDGNLTSSRRKVGKEPPPGHLRKGLRPAKRRILMEETSPAPAPTGEQASALQVDKTSGGAASVKNIPVILINFNDTIPTYSPADFTSLLFGTSTWSMKDYYEETSGGALSVSAGPVGITGWTTAANPHDYYGRPSGWGPPDALPGDLVFEAVQQSDTAIDYSSYDQNGDCYVDVVAIVHQGPAQEATGNPNDIWSHSWSLSVTRSYGLGRNGPYATNDRCAADPARFVIVDKYIMMPEMFDGTITTIGVFVHEYGHSLGLMDLYDSDSSSEGVGNWSVMGSGSWGGVERLGDRPSHLDPWSKMVLGWASPVRLPEGQTDKVFTAVETGGEVVQFGRTPAQGGSGEYFLLENRQKIGFDEALPGSGLLLWHIDETRANNRSEWYPGCSSCTSHYRVALVQADNSYNLEKKQNRGDAADPFPGSLFIRTVTPETSPASVLYNEASAGFKLSAISDTATSMSVDILIDTVPPITTITASPPALSNQTSGIITFIANESASFSCRLDGLTTIPCTSPFTFSGLSDGTHTFAVEAIDGLANREANPPVTSWTIDTVAPVTAITGAPLPVSSSPDADFIFNASEAAQFFCSLDGSPWQACTSPLHYSGLETGSHTFAVYAVDSATNSGAAAVHSWSVSVPSCTYRVGFNCYATFSEAYAAAGDGETVLVREGELAENISFGRTITVTIQGGYDASFVVRTGFTTFSGSATVAAGTAVFDGIAVR; from the coding sequence ATGAAGCGCTACCGGTCACTCCTTCCGTTATTTCTGACGCTGGCAGTAATGGCGCCGGACACTGCCTTGGCCGTACCGGCTGCGCCGCTCACCCATCGGCTCAGACAGTCCGATGCCACTTCCTTTCTTGCGCGCCAGTGGGGAGACGAATCCATGGCAGGATGGGAGACGGAAGACGGATACACCATCGTTTCCGATTCTGACCTGGAAAGCTGGACCTACGCGGATCTCGACAGAGACGGGAATCTCACGAGCTCACGCCGCAAGGTCGGAAAAGAGCCTCCTCCCGGGCACCTCAGAAAAGGGCTCCGACCCGCAAAACGCAGGATACTGATGGAGGAAACTTCTCCGGCTCCTGCTCCGACGGGAGAGCAAGCATCTGCATTGCAGGTCGACAAAACTTCCGGAGGCGCAGCTTCCGTGAAGAACATCCCCGTCATTCTCATCAATTTCAACGACACCATCCCCACCTATTCCCCAGCTGATTTTACCAGCCTCCTGTTCGGAACCAGCACATGGAGCATGAAGGATTATTATGAGGAAACATCAGGCGGTGCTCTTTCTGTCTCGGCAGGCCCGGTCGGGATTACCGGGTGGACGACCGCCGCAAATCCGCACGATTACTACGGCAGGCCCAGCGGTTGGGGCCCGCCCGATGCCCTTCCAGGCGATCTGGTTTTCGAAGCGGTGCAGCAGTCGGACACGGCAATAGATTACTCCTCTTATGATCAGAACGGTGACTGTTATGTGGATGTGGTGGCAATAGTCCATCAGGGTCCTGCCCAGGAGGCGACGGGAAACCCCAATGATATCTGGTCCCACAGCTGGTCCCTTTCGGTAACCAGGTCCTACGGACTGGGACGCAACGGTCCCTACGCCACCAACGACCGGTGCGCTGCGGACCCGGCCCGGTTCGTCATAGTCGACAAGTACATCATGATGCCCGAAATGTTCGATGGAACCATTACCACAATAGGAGTGTTCGTCCACGAGTACGGGCACTCTCTCGGTCTCATGGACCTGTATGATTCCGACAGCTCATCGGAAGGAGTCGGGAACTGGAGCGTCATGGGAAGCGGGTCGTGGGGAGGCGTCGAACGGCTCGGAGACAGGCCCAGTCACCTTGATCCATGGAGCAAAATGGTTCTTGGCTGGGCGTCGCCGGTAAGGTTGCCCGAGGGACAGACTGACAAAGTTTTCACAGCTGTAGAAACCGGCGGGGAGGTCGTGCAGTTCGGCAGGACTCCGGCCCAGGGAGGGAGTGGCGAATACTTCCTGCTGGAAAACCGACAGAAAATCGGATTCGATGAGGCACTCCCCGGCTCAGGGCTGCTCCTCTGGCATATCGATGAGACGAGAGCCAACAACCGGAGCGAGTGGTATCCGGGGTGCAGCAGCTGCACCTCCCACTACCGTGTAGCTTTGGTTCAGGCTGATAACAGCTACAATCTGGAAAAGAAGCAAAACCGGGGGGATGCAGCAGATCCCTTCCCCGGGTCCCTCTTCATTCGGACAGTCACCCCTGAGACATCTCCCGCAAGCGTGCTGTATAACGAAGCTTCAGCTGGATTCAAGCTTTCCGCCATCAGCGATACAGCGACGTCCATGTCCGTCGACATCCTCATCGATACGGTTCCTCCGATTACGACTATCACCGCGTCCCCTCCTGCATTATCCAATCAAACTTCGGGCATTATCACCTTCATCGCCAATGAAAGCGCATCCTTCAGCTGCAGGCTCGACGGCCTTACTACGATACCGTGCACCTCGCCATTCACCTTTTCCGGGCTCAGCGACGGCACTCACACATTCGCCGTGGAGGCCATTGACGGGCTAGCGAACCGGGAGGCAAATCCACCGGTGACTTCTTGGACTATCGATACGGTAGCGCCAGTAACTGCAATCACCGGGGCACCACTGCCAGTCTCATCTTCTCCCGACGCCGACTTCATCTTCAATGCCTCCGAAGCCGCACAGTTCTTCTGCTCTCTCGATGGCAGCCCGTGGCAAGCCTGCACGAGCCCCTTACACTATTCGGGCCTGGAAACTGGTAGCCACACTTTCGCTGTATATGCGGTCGATTCCGCCACCAACTCCGGAGCCGCAGCCGTTCATTCCTGGTCCGTCTCCGTCCCGTCCTGCACGTACCGCGTAGGATTTAATTGCTATGCCACCTTTTCAGAAGCATATGCTGCCGCCGGCGACGGTGAAACCGTTCTCGTGCGGGAAGGGGAACTGGCAGAAAACATCTCCTTCGGACGCACCATCACCGTAACAATACAAGGAGGGTACGACGCATCCTTCGTCGTCCGTACAGGATTCACAACGTTTTCAGGGTCTGCAACCGTCGCTGCCGGCACGGCCGTTTTCGACGGGATAGCAGTGCGCTGA
- the bioD gene encoding dethiobiotin synthase, whose amino-acid sequence MSAKGIFITGTDTGVGKTVVAAAIARMLRSRGCRVGVMKPVTSGCIEVEGKLVSEDARLLLWGAGVDESCTDAYPYLFKAPIAPSVAAEHEGARIDLSTIVNCFNRLSERFDFIIVEGAGGLMVPLAGGLLIADLVKQLDLPLLVVARPNLGTINHTFLTTFAAGQLGIDVRGIVINNYPEHPDVAEEYAPHLLASLCGAPLLGIFPHVDQPDPYALVEAVVQSVEREPAARQLLRQIGA is encoded by the coding sequence ATGAGCGCCAAGGGGATCTTCATCACTGGAACGGATACGGGGGTGGGCAAGACAGTAGTGGCGGCTGCAATAGCTCGGATGCTGCGCTCCCGCGGTTGCCGCGTCGGTGTAATGAAGCCGGTTACGAGCGGCTGTATTGAAGTGGAGGGAAAGCTCGTCTCTGAAGACGCACGGCTTCTTCTCTGGGGTGCCGGGGTCGACGAATCGTGCACCGACGCCTACCCCTATTTGTTCAAAGCTCCCATAGCGCCTTCCGTTGCTGCCGAACATGAAGGTGCTCGCATCGACCTTTCCACCATCGTCAACTGCTTCAACCGCCTCTCGGAGCGGTTTGACTTCATCATTGTGGAAGGTGCTGGGGGGCTCATGGTGCCGCTGGCCGGCGGGCTTCTCATCGCAGACCTTGTGAAACAGCTGGACCTTCCTCTTCTCGTTGTCGCCCGCCCCAACCTCGGCACCATCAACCATACCTTTCTCACCACCTTTGCCGCCGGACAGCTGGGAATAGATGTCCGCGGAATTGTTATCAACAATTATCCGGAGCACCCGGATGTCGCGGAGGAGTACGCCCCCCATCTGCTGGCCTCTCTTTGCGGCGCGCCACTGCTTGGAATATTTCCTCATGTTGACCAGCCCGATCCGTACGCACTCGTAGAGGCGGTGGTGCAGTCGGTCGAGCGGGAGCCTGCCGCACGGCAACTGCTTCGGCAGATAGGGGCATGA
- the purN gene encoding phosphoribosylglycinamide formyltransferase, which produces MGKTLSIGVLASGNGSNLQAIIDRIEEGVLPARISCVISNNVSAFALERARRHNITALHMDHRIHSGRESYDAALVEALREHDVQLVVLAGFMRILTPVFLDAFQHAVMNIHPALLPAFPGIHAQRQALDYGVKVAGCTTHFVDAGTDTGPIILQATVPVLPEDTEESLSTRILVEEHRIYPESVRLFAEGRLHVEGRRVVIS; this is translated from the coding sequence ATGGGGAAAACTCTCTCCATAGGAGTCCTCGCCTCCGGGAATGGTTCGAACCTTCAGGCTATCATAGACCGGATTGAGGAAGGTGTACTGCCGGCACGCATATCATGCGTGATCAGCAACAACGTGAGTGCATTTGCCCTGGAGCGGGCGCGGCGACACAACATTACCGCACTTCACATGGACCACCGTATCCATTCCGGGCGAGAATCATACGATGCAGCTCTCGTAGAGGCGCTTCGGGAGCACGACGTCCAACTCGTCGTGCTGGCCGGCTTCATGCGTATACTCACACCCGTTTTTCTCGACGCCTTTCAGCATGCAGTTATGAACATACACCCCGCGCTTCTCCCCGCCTTTCCCGGCATACACGCCCAGCGGCAAGCCTTGGACTACGGAGTAAAGGTGGCCGGATGTACCACCCACTTCGTAGATGCAGGCACCGATACCGGCCCGATCATCCTGCAGGCAACGGTTCCCGTCCTCCCGGAAGATACGGAAGAGTCACTCTCCACACGGATTCTCGTCGAGGAGCACCGGATCTACCCGGAATCCGTCAGGCTTTTCGCTGAAGGCCGTCTGCATGTAGAGGGTCGCCGCGTCGTCATCAGCTGA
- the bioB gene encoding biotin synthase BioB, giving the protein MTATIDTIATRIIAGGKITEEEALTLVNASGNEVFALFLAASRVKQHFVGDQIHLCSIINAKSGRCSENCSFCAQSAHHATDAPVYPLVDEEQMVKCAVEAQRNGSSCYGIITSGSGIKKGEELDRICRAVRRIKTETAITPSCSLGIIDLQTAVALRGAGVETYHHNLETARSFFPQVCTTHDYEEDVDTVVLAKRAGMKVCCGGIIGLGESPAQRVELAMTLAELGVDSVPINFLNPIEGTRLAGASNLAPLECLKTIALFRLILPTKRITVCGGREKNLRDLQSWIFFAGANGTMIGNYLTTTGRPADEDWQMLKDLELTISECCG; this is encoded by the coding sequence ATGACTGCAACAATAGACACAATCGCCACCCGGATCATTGCCGGCGGAAAAATTACGGAGGAGGAGGCGCTGACTCTCGTTAACGCTTCCGGAAACGAAGTTTTTGCTCTTTTTCTGGCGGCAAGCCGGGTAAAGCAGCATTTCGTCGGTGACCAGATTCATCTCTGTTCAATCATCAACGCCAAGTCCGGGCGCTGTTCCGAAAACTGCTCTTTCTGTGCGCAATCGGCGCACCATGCGACTGACGCCCCGGTGTATCCCCTGGTTGATGAAGAGCAGATGGTGAAATGCGCAGTGGAGGCACAGAGAAATGGTTCCTCCTGTTACGGCATTATCACCAGCGGCAGCGGCATCAAAAAGGGGGAGGAACTGGACAGGATCTGCCGGGCCGTCCGCAGGATCAAGACAGAAACGGCCATCACTCCATCCTGTTCTCTCGGTATCATCGACTTGCAAACGGCGGTAGCTCTTAGGGGGGCAGGTGTAGAAACCTATCACCATAACCTTGAAACCGCCCGCAGCTTCTTCCCCCAGGTGTGCACCACCCATGATTATGAAGAAGATGTGGATACTGTGGTCCTCGCGAAACGGGCAGGCATGAAGGTCTGTTGCGGAGGAATAATAGGCCTCGGTGAGTCTCCGGCTCAACGCGTGGAGCTTGCAATGACTTTGGCTGAACTTGGTGTCGATTCGGTGCCGATAAATTTCCTCAACCCCATAGAAGGAACGAGACTAGCCGGAGCTTCCAACCTGGCTCCGCTGGAGTGCCTCAAGACGATCGCCCTGTTCCGCCTCATTCTGCCGACAAAGAGGATCACCGTTTGCGGCGGCAGGGAGAAGAACCTGCGGGATCTGCAGTCGTGGATATTCTTTGCGGGTGCTAACGGCACCATGATTGGAAACTACCTGACCACCACCGGCCGACCGGCGGATGAAGACTGGCAGATGTTGAAGGACCTGGAACTCACTATTTCGGAGTGCTGCGGCTGA